The proteins below are encoded in one region of Paeniglutamicibacter cryotolerans:
- a CDS encoding aromatic ring-hydroxylating oxygenase subunit alpha, which yields MTQHTESTEDRVVLADDEVDAISAGYGADPGNSHSLRAEAYTEQKWHDVDLKAIIGRTWQWVCHVEKLRAPGSYLAVTIADMPIVIVRDRSQNTLRAFYNVCKHRAHELLKGSGTTRALVCPYHAWTYDLEGNLKGARQTDQLENFNKSEICLDQVQVEEFCGFVYVNLDGKARPLAEQAPDLAEEINFWAPDVEQLTHAKRLTYDVATNWKNVIDNFLECYHCHVAHKAFVSLVDMDTYDVKTHGIWSSHFADAGTSENAAYDVSDATVKTHAVWWLYPNTCLLRYPGRSNFMVFQVIPAGPNRTLETWDFFLETAEPNEAEVESIKYIHEVLQQEDIALVESVQRGMSSPAFNQGRIVYDPDHAPGLSEHGIHHFHGLVLDSYRSLAED from the coding sequence ATGACACAACACACTGAAAGCACCGAAGACCGGGTAGTTCTGGCCGACGACGAGGTCGACGCGATCTCGGCTGGATATGGTGCCGACCCTGGAAACTCCCATTCGCTTCGCGCCGAGGCCTATACGGAGCAGAAATGGCACGATGTTGACCTCAAGGCGATCATCGGCCGTACGTGGCAGTGGGTCTGCCACGTGGAGAAGCTGCGGGCCCCCGGCAGCTACCTTGCCGTCACCATCGCCGACATGCCGATCGTCATCGTCCGGGATCGTTCACAAAACACCCTTCGTGCCTTCTACAACGTCTGCAAGCACCGGGCCCACGAGCTCCTGAAGGGATCGGGAACCACTCGTGCCCTCGTCTGTCCCTATCACGCGTGGACCTATGACCTGGAAGGCAACCTGAAGGGGGCCCGCCAGACCGATCAGCTGGAGAATTTCAACAAGTCGGAGATCTGCCTGGACCAGGTGCAAGTGGAGGAGTTCTGTGGTTTTGTCTACGTCAACCTCGACGGAAAAGCACGGCCGCTGGCGGAGCAGGCGCCCGACTTGGCCGAGGAAATCAATTTCTGGGCACCGGACGTAGAGCAGCTGACGCATGCCAAGCGGCTGACCTACGACGTGGCCACGAACTGGAAGAACGTGATCGATAACTTCCTGGAGTGCTACCACTGCCATGTGGCGCACAAGGCCTTCGTGTCGCTGGTCGACATGGACACCTATGACGTGAAGACCCACGGGATCTGGTCCAGCCACTTTGCCGATGCCGGCACCTCGGAGAACGCCGCCTACGATGTTTCCGACGCGACGGTCAAGACCCACGCCGTGTGGTGGCTGTATCCCAACACCTGCCTCTTGCGCTATCCCGGCCGCAGCAACTTCATGGTGTTCCAGGTCATTCCGGCCGGACCCAATAGGACCCTGGAAACCTGGGATTTCTTCCTGGAGACCGCTGAACCCAACGAGGCCGAAGTGGAATCGATCAAGTACATCCACGAGGTCCTCCAGCAGGAGGACATCGCATTGGTCGAAAGCGTGCAGCGGGGCATGTCGTCGCCGGCGTTCAACCAGGGACGGATCGTCTATGACCCCGACCATGCGCCGGGGCTCTCAGAACACGGAATCCATCACTTCCACGGGCTGGTCCTCGACTCATACCGTTCGCTGGCCGAGGACTAA